One part of the Aurantibacillus circumpalustris genome encodes these proteins:
- a CDS encoding replication-associated recombination protein A yields the protein MQPLAERVRPKNLDQYIGQQHIIGANSALKNAIQKNLLPSLILWGPPGVGKTSLALIIAGELKRPFYMLSAINSGVKDVREVIEKAGDNNLFNQNKPVLFIDEIHRFSKSQQDSLLGAVEKGVVTLIGATTENPSFEVIPALLSRCQIYVLKSLEELELLELLKKAIHEDEYLSTKKIELKEHEALIRVSGGDARKLLNALEITVNSIGANEIVITNELVLNTIQQNLALYDKSGEQHYDIISAFIKSIRGSDPNAALYYLARMLKGGEDPLFIARRLLILSSEDIGNANPNALLLANNCFNAVNVIGMPEARIILGQCVTYLACSTKSNASYMGINEAMTAVDQTGDLPVPLQLRNAPTKLMKNLDYGKDYKYAHSYENNFIEQEFLPDALAGKKFYEPGNNQREAEQRAYLKKLWKEKYGY from the coding sequence ATGCAACCACTCGCAGAGCGTGTTCGTCCGAAAAACCTTGATCAATATATTGGTCAGCAACATATAATCGGCGCTAATAGCGCACTAAAAAACGCGATACAAAAAAACTTACTTCCTTCTCTTATTTTATGGGGACCACCAGGTGTTGGTAAAACATCATTAGCATTAATTATTGCCGGAGAATTAAAACGTCCTTTTTACATGCTTAGTGCAATTAACAGCGGTGTGAAAGATGTGAGAGAAGTCATTGAGAAAGCAGGTGACAACAATCTATTTAATCAAAACAAACCAGTATTATTTATCGATGAGATTCACCGCTTTAGTAAATCTCAACAAGACTCGCTTTTAGGTGCGGTTGAAAAAGGTGTAGTTACGCTTATAGGCGCAACAACTGAGAACCCTTCATTTGAAGTAATTCCTGCACTTTTATCGCGTTGCCAGATTTATGTTTTAAAATCATTAGAAGAACTCGAACTGCTTGAACTCTTAAAAAAAGCAATTCATGAAGACGAATATCTTTCGACAAAAAAAATAGAACTAAAAGAACATGAAGCGCTTATTCGTGTCAGCGGTGGCGATGCTCGTAAATTATTAAATGCCTTAGAAATTACGGTAAATAGTATTGGTGCAAACGAAATTGTAATTACAAATGAACTTGTATTAAACACGATTCAACAAAATCTTGCCCTTTATGATAAAAGTGGAGAACAGCACTACGACATTATCTCAGCCTTTATAAAATCAATTCGCGGTAGCGATCCAAATGCCGCACTTTATTATCTCGCAAGAATGTTAAAAGGTGGAGAAGATCCCTTATTTATAGCCAGAAGATTACTTATTCTCTCTAGCGAAGACATTGGTAATGCTAACCCAAATGCCTTGCTTTTAGCTAACAATTGTTTTAATGCTGTAAATGTTATTGGGATGCCCGAAGCGCGAATTATTCTTGGTCAGTGTGTAACCTATTTAGCCTGCAGTACTAAGAGCAATGCTAGCTATATGGGGATTAACGAAGCCATGACGGCTGTAGATCAAACAGGTGATTTACCTGTGCCTTTGCAACTAAGAAACGCGCCAACAAAATTGATGAAAAATCTGGATTATGGTAAAGATTATAAATACGCTCACTCCTACGAAAACAATTTTATAGAGCAGGAATTTTTACCCGATGCTTTAGCTGGCAAAAAATTTTATGAACCAGGAAATAATCAACGCGAAGCTGAACAACGGGCTTACCTCAAAAAATTATGGAAAGAAAAATATGGGTATTAA
- a CDS encoding T9SS type A sorting domain-containing protein has product MNKNYLLFALNVCATAIIAQTPITLGNSNMPGSGDTLRYTNFQINTAGNYTQTGVNFTWNFSQVNSTTEGVRSFKNGLQTPYSILFGLNAYGEKIADTIGAGPLTMTNYYNFYKKQTSPAAFIADGVGMTFSSVPVPSYYSDKDELYNFPMTYPKYDSTTFKFTTSTGGIIPISYSKVGYRVTVVDGWGTITTPYGTENCLRLITTQYAVDSIKNTIIPIPLGFPNYQRSYQWMTLIGKIPYLEITGSLLGTNFTPTQARYRGYEKTQINVGISENSDINDARVYPNPVKDILYFQKNVKRDSNYEIYSLDGTKVLDLKTDLFETENQLNVSELEAGIYLIKATVDGQESYLKFIKQ; this is encoded by the coding sequence ATGAATAAAAATTATTTGTTATTTGCATTAAACGTTTGCGCAACAGCCATTATTGCCCAAACACCTATTACTTTAGGTAATAGTAATATGCCAGGAAGTGGTGACACCTTGCGTTATACTAATTTTCAGATTAATACTGCAGGAAATTATACGCAAACAGGCGTGAATTTTACCTGGAATTTTTCTCAGGTAAATTCCACAACTGAAGGCGTTAGAAGTTTTAAAAATGGACTACAGACTCCCTACAGTATCCTTTTTGGTTTAAATGCCTACGGTGAAAAAATTGCTGATACTATTGGGGCGGGGCCGTTAACAATGACAAACTATTATAATTTTTATAAAAAACAGACTTCTCCTGCGGCTTTTATAGCGGATGGAGTGGGAATGACGTTTAGTAGTGTTCCGGTACCAAGTTATTATTCGGATAAAGATGAATTGTATAATTTTCCAATGACATATCCTAAATATGATAGCACTACATTTAAATTTACTACATCCACCGGAGGCATAATTCCGATTAGTTATTCTAAAGTGGGTTATCGGGTAACAGTAGTTGATGGTTGGGGAACCATTACTACGCCTTATGGAACGGAAAATTGCCTTCGCCTCATCACTACTCAATATGCAGTTGACTCCATAAAAAATACGATTATCCCAATTCCTCTTGGTTTTCCTAATTATCAAAGAAGTTATCAATGGATGACTTTAATTGGTAAAATTCCTTATCTTGAAATTACTGGTAGTTTACTGGGTACAAATTTTACGCCCACTCAAGCGCGCTACAGAGGTTATGAAAAAACTCAAATTAATGTTGGGATTTCAGAAAACTCAGACATTAATGATGCACGAGTTTATCCAAACCCAGTGAAGGATATATTATATTTTCAGAAAAACGTAAAAAGGGATTCAAATTATGAAATCTACAGTTTGGATGGTACAAAAGTTTTGGATTTAAAAACTGATTTGTTTGAGACTGAAAATCAATTGAATGTTAGTGAACTCGAGGCTGGGATCTACTTAATTAAGGCAACTGTAGATGGTCAAGAAAGTTATTTAAAATTTATTAAACAGTAA
- a CDS encoding BamA/TamA family outer membrane protein has translation MNAKSQSVSLKIKSKEHKSPATKLNYRKKFPTKSEARKEVENILLTLQYKGYLLAAADSVLTDSLSITAFISENALYKTAHLKLGNLDPGLASKLGISEKLYFNKPFRYREVAKSLEKIIIYYENNGYPFTSVNLDSVTTINNELSAVFNVQKNKQFKIDSIKIVGTAKINSGFINRYLSIKPKMTYNEEIVKSISQKIRQLPFINEKQTQRVQLTDRTNKLILFLDKKNASQFDGILGLLPDADSKKTIITGDLKLKVINGILRNGETFDLEWRRLRSQTQDFNGRIIYPFLLGSPIGVDYAIKIYRKDTTFIDITNNIGLQYYFKGLNNIKVFYKQRTNNLISTSGLTYITTLPEYADISTNAYGAGIFLEKLDYRFNPRRGVALTLNGQTGTRTIKKNSKVNEVAYNGLLLRSTQFQFDGSAAAYINIKGNSVLKFGVQAASVFGNSTIFKNELFRIGGLKTLRGFDEESIFTSTYVIPTLEYRFLFAQNSNLLLFVEGAWYENNSNKQYVKDTPISAGAGVNFETKAGILSINYALGNQFGNGFDLRNGKIHFGLTALF, from the coding sequence ATGAATGCAAAATCGCAAAGCGTTAGTTTGAAAATAAAATCGAAAGAACATAAAAGTCCCGCTACAAAGCTAAATTACCGAAAAAAATTTCCAACGAAATCTGAGGCTCGCAAGGAAGTTGAAAATATTTTACTTACCCTTCAATACAAAGGATATCTGCTTGCGGCGGCGGACAGCGTCCTCACTGATTCGCTTTCTATTACTGCCTTTATTTCAGAAAATGCCTTGTATAAAACAGCTCACTTAAAACTAGGTAATCTTGATCCAGGATTAGCTTCTAAACTTGGTATTAGTGAAAAACTCTACTTTAACAAGCCTTTTCGATACCGGGAAGTTGCTAAAAGCTTAGAAAAAATAATTATTTATTACGAAAACAATGGTTATCCATTTACATCGGTAAACCTTGACAGCGTAACTACGATAAACAATGAATTGTCTGCCGTTTTTAACGTTCAAAAAAACAAACAATTTAAAATCGACTCCATTAAAATAGTTGGTACTGCTAAAATAAATTCAGGCTTTATTAACCGGTACCTCTCCATAAAACCAAAGATGACATACAATGAAGAAATAGTAAAGAGCATTTCTCAAAAAATCAGACAACTACCCTTTATTAATGAGAAACAGACCCAGCGCGTGCAACTCACCGACCGAACAAACAAACTGATTCTGTTTTTAGATAAAAAAAACGCCTCCCAATTTGACGGAATACTTGGCCTACTGCCAGATGCCGACTCAAAAAAAACAATCATTACAGGTGACTTAAAACTGAAAGTGATAAATGGCATATTAAGAAATGGAGAAACATTCGATCTTGAATGGAGACGACTGCGATCACAAACACAAGATTTTAACGGACGTATAATTTATCCCTTTCTACTTGGATCGCCAATTGGTGTGGATTATGCGATAAAAATATATCGAAAGGACACAACGTTTATTGATATCACGAACAACATTGGGCTACAATATTATTTTAAAGGTTTGAATAATATCAAAGTATTCTACAAACAAAGAACAAACAATTTAATCTCCACTAGTGGTTTAACTTACATAACAACACTCCCAGAATACGCAGATATTTCTACTAATGCTTATGGCGCAGGTATTTTTTTAGAAAAACTTGATTACCGTTTTAATCCGCGCAGGGGTGTTGCTCTTACCTTGAATGGCCAAACCGGGACACGCACAATCAAAAAAAACTCAAAGGTAAATGAAGTAGCTTATAATGGACTTCTTTTGCGATCAACCCAATTTCAATTCGATGGAAGTGCGGCAGCGTATATAAATATAAAGGGAAATAGTGTTTTAAAATTTGGGGTTCAGGCTGCTTCAGTGTTTGGTAACTCTACTATTTTTAAAAACGAGTTGTTTAGAATTGGTGGTTTAAAAACCTTAAGAGGATTTGATGAAGAAAGTATTTTTACTTCAACGTATGTTATTCCAACATTGGAATACCGTTTTCTATTTGCTCAAAACTCGAATCTGTTGCTGTTTGTGGAGGGTGCTTGGTATGAAAACAATAGTAATAAACAATATGTTAAAGACACACCTATAAGCGCGGGTGCAGGTGTAAATTTTGAAACAAAAGCCGGAATCTTATCTATTAACTATGCCCTTGGCAATCAATTTGGCAATGGATTCGATTTAAGGAATGGTAAAATCCATTTTGGACTTACCGCTTTGTTCTGA
- a CDS encoding choice-of-anchor B family protein, with protein MKKILFLALFFCTVNLHSQIFQSYNINLLSLSQPNLGDEGVDNRRYSGCWGWHQVSKNKEYGICGASNGTYFIDVSSPTTPTVSGFMPGAQKSTYREMKTYQHYCYIVSDDGQNKNFQIVDMQYLPDSIHVVYNDSTLFRRGHTIWIDKDKMYIGAMIQTLPLAITSMAVYSLANPESPVLLRKLDQDLPLLSYIHDMYVRNDTVFASAGSQGLYILKFDPIMNKFSQLGTYVDYQSHGYNHSSFLTKDGKHLIFCDEVPERLPIHFVNVENLSNIQPIKDWNPTGGNTTPHNPYIRDNFAIVSCYQDGLFIYDISQPSNINTVGYFDTHPQAGQNIGNYMNAPYRGNWGAYPFLPSGIIIANDMQNGMFVLSAASAFTTTIKNPVGIKENTAQESNLIIYPNPASTQIALHYTTQNPSTLYLKNILGQVITEKEFNGSLSEYLDVRSLESGTYFISISEKGNIKTKKLIINH; from the coding sequence ATGAAAAAAATTCTATTCCTTGCCCTGTTTTTCTGTACTGTTAATTTACACTCACAGATCTTTCAAAGTTATAACATAAATCTTCTCAGTTTGTCACAACCCAACTTAGGAGATGAAGGCGTTGATAACCGACGTTACTCAGGATGTTGGGGTTGGCACCAGGTTTCTAAAAACAAAGAATACGGCATCTGTGGAGCAAGTAATGGTACATACTTTATTGATGTGTCCTCTCCCACTACACCCACTGTTTCTGGATTTATGCCAGGTGCACAAAAAAGCACCTACCGTGAAATGAAAACTTACCAGCACTACTGCTACATTGTGAGTGATGATGGTCAGAACAAAAACTTTCAAATTGTGGATATGCAATATCTTCCAGATAGTATTCATGTTGTATATAACGACTCCACCCTTTTTCGACGCGGTCATACCATTTGGATCGATAAAGACAAAATGTACATAGGTGCCATGATTCAAACCCTACCCCTTGCTATAACTTCAATGGCAGTTTATAGTTTGGCAAATCCTGAGTCGCCCGTTTTACTACGAAAGCTTGATCAAGATCTCCCCCTTCTATCGTACATACACGATATGTATGTTCGTAACGATACGGTATTTGCCTCAGCTGGATCTCAGGGTTTATATATTTTAAAATTTGATCCCATCATGAATAAGTTTAGTCAGCTAGGCACTTATGTTGATTACCAAAGTCACGGATATAACCATTCTAGTTTTTTGACAAAAGACGGGAAACACCTTATATTTTGTGATGAAGTACCTGAAAGACTTCCTATACATTTTGTTAACGTAGAAAATCTTAGTAACATACAACCCATTAAAGATTGGAATCCCACTGGAGGAAATACAACGCCGCACAACCCATACATAAGAGATAATTTTGCTATTGTATCGTGTTATCAGGATGGATTATTTATCTACGACATTTCTCAACCTTCAAATATAAATACTGTAGGATATTTTGACACACATCCACAAGCCGGACAGAACATCGGTAATTACATGAACGCGCCATATCGTGGTAACTGGGGAGCTTACCCATTTCTTCCAAGTGGTATTATAATCGCGAACGATATGCAAAATGGTATGTTTGTATTAAGCGCAGCCAGTGCTTTTACAACAACAATTAAAAACCCAGTAGGTATAAAGGAAAATACTGCTCAAGAATCAAATCTCATTATTTATCCAAATCCTGCTTCGACGCAAATAGCCCTGCATTATACTACACAAAACCCAAGCACTCTTTACCTAAAAAACATTTTAGGTCAGGTAATTACTGAAAAGGAATTTAACGGTTCCTTAAGTGAATACTTAGATGTGCGCTCGCTTGAAAGTGGGACATATTTTATTTCTATATCAGAAAAAGGAAACATTAAAACCAAAAAACTAATTATAAATCACTAA
- a CDS encoding choice-of-anchor B family protein — protein sequence MKLRHIFLILVIFLSLKQYAQTYAASNFTLIGLSNPETTFNPDSQKYSGCWGWYQASKNKEYAVACSHKGTYWIDISNPSTPTVSAYRAGKKSGCTWREAKSYRNYLYVISDDFGNNSFQIFDMQYLPDSVHKVYDGQTLFARAHTLYINQDKLYIGSATLGSSFSSMRVYSLANPTNPTLIRRLEQDYPLINHVHDMMVRNDTVYASCGNQGLYIYKLLANNTFTLLGSLTNYPFAGYNHSSALTPNGQTLVFMDEVPSGLPIKVANVSNFSNIQVLATINQFTNTTPHNPFMVSNQYCFASSYQDGLQLFDIANPSSPFLAGYFDTHPQSGGNNNTWLTGDEYNGQWGAYPYFPSGTIFALDRLNGAFFLNTSLYQTPLVSASLSAKDTVCVGATLDQINNSTGANTFTWTFPTGAVVSQTLGNASISFTSAGVYTVNLIASNTSFSSSVTKTITVINNNLNATINSYNASCSSCNTGSIIVVTVNGNSPFIYNWHPQAPNSATISNLAPGCYTVDIVDRLGCATSTNACVSFNSTVGLSSLKNNSDLLIYPNPASTYLYFVYPNSKEVTLELKNILGEIVLQKRVQGIAPNQIDIRHLVNGSYFISILENESIQNKKIIIQH from the coding sequence ATGAAGCTCAGACACATTTTTTTAATCCTTGTAATATTTTTATCGTTGAAGCAATACGCTCAAACTTACGCTGCTTCAAATTTCACACTTATTGGTCTTAGTAATCCCGAAACTACCTTTAATCCCGATTCACAAAAATATTCAGGCTGCTGGGGATGGTATCAGGCCTCAAAAAATAAAGAATATGCCGTAGCCTGTTCTCACAAAGGTACTTACTGGATAGATATTTCAAACCCGTCCACACCTACTGTATCTGCCTACCGAGCAGGTAAAAAATCTGGTTGTACATGGCGGGAAGCTAAGTCATATAGAAATTACCTTTATGTTATTAGCGATGATTTCGGGAATAACAGTTTTCAAATTTTTGACATGCAGTATTTACCCGATAGTGTACATAAAGTGTATGATGGCCAAACGCTTTTTGCACGAGCACATACACTTTACATTAATCAAGATAAATTATACATTGGTTCTGCAACTCTGGGGAGCAGTTTCTCTAGTATGCGGGTATACAGTTTAGCAAATCCTACTAATCCAACACTAATAAGAAGACTCGAACAGGATTATCCGCTCATTAACCATGTGCACGATATGATGGTGAGAAACGATACCGTTTATGCTTCCTGCGGAAATCAAGGCCTCTATATCTATAAACTTTTGGCCAACAACACGTTTACTCTGCTGGGCTCTTTAACTAATTATCCTTTTGCCGGCTATAATCATAGTAGTGCTTTAACACCAAACGGTCAAACACTCGTGTTTATGGATGAAGTTCCATCAGGACTTCCCATAAAAGTGGCTAACGTTTCAAATTTCTCAAACATACAAGTACTTGCCACCATTAATCAGTTTACCAACACAACACCGCATAACCCGTTCATGGTAAGCAATCAGTATTGTTTTGCAAGTAGTTATCAAGATGGCTTGCAACTGTTTGATATTGCTAATCCTTCTTCACCATTTTTAGCCGGTTATTTTGACACGCATCCACAATCTGGAGGAAATAACAACACATGGCTAACGGGTGATGAGTATAATGGCCAATGGGGCGCTTATCCCTATTTTCCAAGCGGCACAATTTTCGCATTAGACCGTCTCAATGGAGCGTTTTTTCTAAACACAAGTCTTTATCAAACACCACTCGTTTCTGCATCGCTCTCTGCCAAAGACACAGTTTGTGTTGGAGCTACGCTTGATCAAATAAATAATAGTACCGGTGCAAATACGTTTACATGGACCTTTCCTACAGGAGCTGTTGTGAGTCAAACACTAGGTAACGCAAGTATTTCCTTCACAAGTGCTGGAGTTTATACTGTTAATCTAATTGCTTCAAACACATCATTCTCTTCTTCGGTTACTAAAACAATTACCGTAATAAATAATAATTTAAATGCTACCATTAATTCATACAACGCATCGTGCAGCTCATGTAACACTGGTAGTATTATAGTAGTCACTGTTAACGGAAACAGTCCTTTCATTTACAATTGGCATCCACAAGCTCCCAATTCAGCTACAATTTCTAATCTGGCACCCGGCTGTTATACAGTTGATATTGTTGACCGCCTTGGATGCGCCACATCCACCAACGCATGCGTTTCTTTTAATTCAACCGTTGGTTTATCTTCTTTGAAGAATAATTCTGATTTGCTTATTTATCCTAACCCTGCATCTACTTACCTCTATTTTGTTTATCCTAATTCGAAAGAGGTAACATTGGAATTAAAAAATATTTTAGGAGAAATCGTTCTTCAAAAGCGGGTACAAGGAATCGCGCCAAATCAAATTGATATCCGCCATTTAGTGAATGGCAGCTATTTTATTTCTATTTTAGAGAACGAATCTATTCAAAATAAAAAAATAATAATTCAACATTAA
- a CDS encoding 3-hydroxyacyl-CoA dehydrogenase NAD-binding domain-containing protein, protein MFTKKSEIGVIGSGAMGSGIAQVAATAGHRVLVYDNNKKALQQSELNLKKTLTKLVEKQKINLEQQTNVLANIHFVNELTQLSSSDLIIEAIVENLEIKKSVFKDLEKTVKGECVLASNTSSLSITSIASACEKPERVIGIHFFNPPTLMPLVEIIPGIATNENITIACKSLIDTWGKVTVIVKDTPGFIVNRVARPFYSEALRIFEEGIADISTIDWAMKEIGGFRMGPFELMDLIGHDVNYVVTETVWKQFYYDPKFKPALSQKRLLEAGFLGRKSGKGFYNYAEGASSPEPTKNKELGQQIFTRILVMLINEAADTLYLKVASANDIDLAMTKGVNYPKGLLKWADELGVDNVVKQLTALKDFYEEDRYRISPLLKQNFVLKKTFYPS, encoded by the coding sequence ATGTTTACAAAAAAGTCAGAGATTGGTGTAATTGGAAGTGGTGCCATGGGAAGCGGAATAGCACAAGTTGCAGCCACAGCTGGTCACCGAGTATTGGTATACGATAATAATAAAAAAGCTTTACAACAATCAGAACTCAATTTAAAAAAAACACTAACTAAGCTTGTTGAGAAACAAAAAATAAACTTAGAACAACAAACAAACGTTCTAGCTAATATTCATTTTGTAAATGAACTTACTCAACTTTCTTCGAGCGATCTTATAATTGAAGCCATTGTTGAAAATCTTGAAATTAAAAAATCAGTTTTCAAAGACTTAGAGAAAACAGTTAAAGGAGAATGTGTGCTAGCATCCAACACTTCATCGCTCTCAATTACCTCCATTGCTTCAGCTTGCGAAAAACCTGAACGCGTAATTGGAATTCATTTTTTTAACCCACCAACTCTTATGCCTCTGGTGGAAATAATTCCCGGTATTGCAACAAACGAAAACATTACTATTGCCTGCAAATCGCTTATCGATACCTGGGGAAAAGTGACGGTTATTGTAAAAGACACCCCAGGATTTATTGTCAACCGCGTTGCAAGACCTTTTTACAGCGAAGCGCTACGAATATTTGAAGAAGGAATTGCTGATATTTCTACCATCGATTGGGCCATGAAAGAAATTGGTGGTTTCAGAATGGGACCTTTTGAATTAATGGATCTCATTGGGCATGATGTAAATTATGTAGTTACTGAAACCGTATGGAAACAATTTTATTATGACCCGAAGTTTAAGCCAGCACTTTCACAAAAACGACTGTTGGAAGCAGGATTTTTAGGGAGAAAAAGTGGAAAAGGCTTTTATAATTATGCAGAAGGTGCAAGTTCTCCAGAACCTACAAAGAATAAAGAACTTGGACAACAAATTTTTACCAGAATTCTTGTTATGTTGATTAATGAAGCTGCCGACACGCTTTATTTAAAAGTAGCCTCAGCAAACGACATTGATTTAGCCATGACAAAAGGAGTTAATTATCCGAAAGGTCTTCTCAAATGGGCCGACGAACTCGGAGTTGACAATGTTGTAAAACAACTTACAGCTTTAAAAGACTTTTATGAAGAAGATCGCTACAGAATTAGCCCTTTGCTAAAGCAGAATTTTGTACTTAAAAAAACTTTTTATCCAAGTTAG
- a CDS encoding HTTM domain-containing protein yields MRIGIALISIADLLIRGADLTAHYTDQGIWPINLVYNFGWNTGYWSLHTLNGSFNFELSLFILHFVFAICLLIGFKTRLFTILVWLLTISLHNRNVYVLQAGDDLLRLILMWGILIPWQAYYSMDSKLKPFKTKQNIYSNFGYLLLLASVYFFSTTLKTSNEWHSEGTAIYYALSLEQIRLPVGDWLYQFPGLLKVLTHLVFYTELALVVLILYPLKKGTSRFLAFTLLVIIHVGIGLTLYVGLFFLISIVSGIGLLPAFVMDRFDALLKLKKKVSLINQAKSNFTKWLNIGLCTFLIFFCLMTNLGSVNWFPYEMRNELTVTTNALRLNQYWGMFSPSVLKKDGWFVYYGRDSIGRQWDLRRNEDYVDFSKPKRLVSMYKSDRWRKLAENLQSDRYIFLRPLFCKYILHKWNKKHSKKKISSLSVYFMEKENLPNYSTSTPVKTLHCLCYDD; encoded by the coding sequence ATGCGTATAGGCATAGCCTTGATTAGTATTGCAGACCTTTTAATTCGTGGCGCTGACTTAACAGCTCATTATACCGATCAAGGAATCTGGCCAATAAATCTTGTTTACAATTTCGGTTGGAACACTGGCTATTGGAGTCTACACACACTAAACGGTTCTTTCAATTTTGAGCTGAGTTTATTTATACTGCATTTCGTTTTTGCGATTTGTCTACTTATTGGTTTTAAAACACGTTTATTTACAATTCTTGTATGGCTGCTCACCATCTCTCTTCATAATAGAAATGTTTATGTATTACAAGCAGGCGATGATCTTTTAAGGCTGATACTTATGTGGGGAATCCTCATACCCTGGCAAGCCTATTACTCAATGGATTCCAAATTAAAACCTTTCAAAACAAAACAAAACATATATAGTAACTTTGGTTATTTGCTGCTTCTTGCCTCGGTTTATTTTTTCTCAACTACTCTGAAAACAAGTAACGAGTGGCATTCTGAAGGTACGGCTATTTATTACGCACTCAGTCTTGAACAAATACGCTTACCAGTTGGTGACTGGTTGTATCAATTTCCAGGTCTATTAAAAGTACTTACGCATTTAGTATTCTATACGGAACTTGCGTTAGTTGTGTTGATTCTGTATCCCCTAAAAAAAGGCACCTCGCGATTTCTTGCTTTTACTTTACTTGTTATAATTCATGTAGGCATTGGTCTAACTCTTTATGTAGGTTTGTTTTTCCTAATTAGTATTGTTTCTGGAATTGGTTTATTACCTGCTTTTGTTATGGATCGTTTTGATGCTCTTTTAAAACTAAAGAAAAAAGTTAGCCTTATCAATCAAGCTAAATCAAATTTTACTAAATGGCTTAATATTGGTTTATGTACATTTCTGATATTTTTCTGTCTTATGACAAATTTAGGGTCTGTCAATTGGTTTCCTTATGAAATGAGAAATGAATTAACAGTTACCACTAACGCTTTAAGACTAAATCAATATTGGGGAATGTTTTCACCTTCAGTTCTTAAAAAGGACGGCTGGTTTGTTTATTATGGTAGAGATTCAATTGGAAGGCAATGGGATCTTAGGCGCAATGAAGATTACGTAGATTTCTCAAAACCAAAACGATTAGTGAGTATGTACAAAAGTGACAGGTGGCGCAAACTTGCTGAGAACCTTCAAAGCGATCGCTATATATTTTTGCGTCCTTTATTTTGCAAGTATATTCTTCATAAATGGAACAAAAAACATTCTAAGAAAAAAATTAGTTCGTTGAGTGTTTATTTTATGGAGAAGGAAAATTTACCAAACTATAGTACTTCAACTCCTGTTAAAACCTTACATTGTTTGTGTTATGACGATTAA
- a CDS encoding O-methyltransferase, which produces MTINIHQIKHFIGHFILAKRNGHGIHSPFAYQLCEEVFYNHNQFYDFKSLNSIRNGLLANQTKLSIEDFGAGSKTFKTNTRTIKDIASKGISSRKQSELLYKLLNFLKCKNVIELGTALGLNTLYLALANKKAQVISIEGSSELYNFAQQLSKKNNTGNIHFTNNVFDKALPETLTSLNELDFLYVDGNHTYEATLNYFHQALKKKHNNSVFIFDDIYWSKGMTKAWQEIKKHPSVRLSIDSFYFGMVFFKEELKEKVDLKLFLHY; this is translated from the coding sequence ATGACGATTAATATTCATCAAATAAAACATTTCATTGGCCACTTTATTTTAGCAAAAAGAAACGGACATGGAATTCACTCGCCCTTTGCTTACCAATTGTGTGAGGAAGTATTTTATAACCACAATCAATTTTACGACTTTAAATCCCTAAATTCTATTAGAAATGGTTTACTCGCCAATCAAACAAAACTTAGTATTGAAGATTTTGGTGCTGGCTCCAAAACATTTAAAACGAATACAAGAACAATAAAAGATATCGCCTCAAAAGGTATTAGCAGCAGAAAACAATCAGAATTACTCTACAAACTTCTAAATTTCTTAAAGTGTAAAAATGTTATTGAACTAGGAACCGCTCTTGGTTTAAACACCTTGTATCTGGCTCTTGCTAATAAAAAAGCTCAAGTAATCAGTATAGAAGGTAGTTCCGAGCTTTATAATTTCGCACAACAACTTTCAAAAAAAAACAATACAGGTAATATTCATTTCACAAATAATGTTTTTGATAAGGCCTTACCAGAAACCCTTACTAGTTTAAACGAACTCGATTTTTTATATGTAGATGGTAATCATACTTACGAGGCTACTTTAAATTATTTCCATCAGGCGCTCAAAAAAAAACACAACAATTCTGTTTTTATATTTGATGATATCTATTGGAGTAAAGGAATGACAAAGGCTTGGCAAGAAATAAAAAAGCATCCATCTGTACGTTTAAGTATAGATTCCTTCTATTTTGGGATGGTGTTTTTTAAAGAAGAACTAAAAGAAAAAGTAGATCTAAAACTTTTCTTACACTATTAA